The following are from one region of the Streptomyces fradiae genome:
- a CDS encoding pyroglutamyl peptidase: protein MASLRAALALPLAAASLALALATTPVASAAADTGGAVTVTAEEARLDRAAPQEILRRSGFASMAPEFADDLDRAGSFAAAERTVARYGAGLWRRAVDRAQGRGDAGGDLSRDDDRPLYWARLALTRELRAWQPEFRITEEGRARLLDRLERSSRGQDSIRYPAGKAGKGVKRILLTGFDPFTLDRDTRISNPSGATALALDGTWLRTSDGSLARVETAVFPVRWQDFADGTVERTLRPHLPEVDLFTTVSQGRPGRFDIERTNGAWRGGFPDNENLSRTETVPVDDPATQPQWTSTTLPYAAITVASTGRFPVYDNTSVTELPAGADRPVVRPDGPTPGSVARAGGGGDYLSNEIAYRATLLRDRLGLTRLPGGHVHTPVLQFGPGNTDPATGTVTDPEFVRNRLDIIAQVRAIVAVAAGAE from the coding sequence GTGGCTTCCTTACGTGCCGCGCTCGCCCTTCCTCTCGCCGCCGCCTCCCTGGCCCTGGCCCTGGCGACGACCCCGGTCGCCTCGGCGGCGGCAGACACGGGAGGCGCCGTCACCGTCACCGCCGAGGAGGCTCGGCTCGACCGGGCCGCGCCCCAGGAGATCCTGCGGCGCAGCGGATTCGCCTCCATGGCACCGGAGTTCGCCGATGACCTCGACCGGGCCGGGTCCTTCGCCGCGGCCGAGCGGACGGTGGCCCGGTACGGGGCGGGGCTCTGGCGGCGGGCCGTGGACCGGGCGCAGGGGCGGGGGGACGCGGGCGGGGACCTGTCGCGGGACGACGACCGGCCGCTGTACTGGGCGCGACTCGCGCTCACCCGCGAACTCCGCGCCTGGCAGCCCGAGTTCCGGATCACCGAGGAGGGCCGGGCCAGGCTGCTCGACCGGCTCGAACGTTCCTCGCGCGGACAGGACTCGATCCGCTACCCCGCCGGGAAGGCCGGCAAGGGCGTGAAGCGGATCCTGCTGACCGGCTTCGACCCGTTCACGCTCGACCGGGACACCCGCATCAGCAACCCCTCCGGGGCCACCGCGCTCGCCCTGGACGGCACCTGGCTGCGCACCTCCGACGGCTCCCTCGCCCGGGTCGAGACGGCCGTCTTCCCGGTCCGCTGGCAGGACTTCGCCGACGGCACGGTCGAGCGGACCCTGCGCCCGCACCTGCCGGAGGTGGACCTCTTCACCACGGTGAGCCAGGGCCGGCCCGGCAGGTTCGACATCGAGCGGACCAACGGCGCCTGGCGCGGCGGCTTCCCGGACAACGAGAACCTGTCCCGTACGGAGACGGTGCCCGTCGACGATCCGGCCACGCAGCCCCAGTGGACGTCGACGACCCTGCCGTACGCGGCGATCACGGTGGCGTCCACCGGCCGCTTCCCGGTGTACGACAACACCTCGGTCACCGAGCTCCCGGCCGGCGCGGACCGGCCCGTGGTCCGCCCCGACGGGCCGACGCCCGGCTCCGTCGCCCGGGCGGGCGGCGGCGGGGACTACCTCTCCAACGAGATCGCCTACCGGGCCACCCTGCTGCGCGACCGCCTCGGCCTGACGCGGCTGCCCGGCGGCCATGTACACACGCCGGTCCTTCAGTTCGGCCCCGGGAACACCGACCCGGCGACGGGCACGGTCACCGACCCCGAGTTCGTACGGAACCGGCTCGACATCATCGCGCAGGTGCGGGCGATCGTCGCCGTGGCCGCCGGGGCCGAGTAG
- a CDS encoding MepB family protein: MVTSELWTGLHDDLSAAKARVYDPSGFVCSLPAPEPESAEYAACAFTLDDRSVRFRVAKTTPTKAGQFVTVWQRSEAGPIRPFDVEDGVDLFVISSRDTDGFGQFVFPREVLCEHGIVSRDGSGGKRGFRVYPPWVTTTNRQARSTQAWQVNHFLDLGRHGPADLTRAHALYHP, encoded by the coding sequence ATGGTGACGAGTGAGCTGTGGACGGGCCTTCACGACGACCTGTCGGCGGCGAAGGCACGGGTGTACGACCCGAGCGGCTTCGTCTGCTCCCTTCCGGCGCCCGAACCGGAGAGCGCCGAGTACGCGGCGTGCGCGTTCACGCTCGATGACCGCTCGGTCCGGTTCCGCGTGGCCAAGACCACCCCCACGAAGGCGGGCCAGTTCGTCACCGTGTGGCAGCGCTCCGAAGCGGGCCCGATCCGGCCTTTCGACGTCGAGGACGGAGTAGACCTCTTCGTCATCAGCAGCCGCGACACCGACGGCTTCGGACAGTTCGTGTTCCCGCGCGAGGTGTTGTGCGAGCACGGCATCGTCTCCCGCGACGGCTCCGGCGGGAAGCGCGGATTCCGCGTCTACCCGCCGTGGGTGACCACGACCAACCGGCAGGCCCGCAGCACCCAGGCATGGCAGGTGAACCACTTCCTCGACCTCGGCCGGCACGGGCCGGCCGACCTGACACGCGCCCACGCGCTCTACCACCCGTAG
- a CDS encoding DUF6766 family protein, with protein sequence MTRGRGSDRAEHPAFWRSNSLTLVFGGAFLVVLAAQAVAGRAEFNEQMAVEGLQQIGFGAYLMSSDFAVDVTENWQSEFLQFFLYVFGTVHLLQRGSPESKSLDRAGAESDREQRMGDHAGSDSPRWAGTKDWRQALYSRSLGLAMAVFFFLSWFAQSVAGVAAYNGERLRQLQAPIDWGAYLASSDFWNRSLQNWQSELLAVAAMAILSVYLRQRGSPESKPVGSPHSATGVEG encoded by the coding sequence GTGACGCGCGGACGCGGTTCGGACCGCGCCGAACACCCCGCCTTCTGGCGCTCCAACAGCCTGACCCTCGTCTTCGGCGGGGCCTTCCTCGTGGTGCTCGCCGCCCAGGCCGTCGCCGGGCGGGCGGAGTTCAACGAACAGATGGCCGTCGAGGGGCTCCAGCAGATCGGGTTCGGCGCCTATCTGATGTCCTCGGACTTCGCGGTCGACGTCACCGAGAACTGGCAGTCCGAGTTCCTGCAGTTCTTCCTGTACGTGTTCGGTACCGTCCACCTCCTGCAGCGCGGCTCGCCGGAGTCGAAGTCCCTCGACCGGGCAGGCGCGGAGAGCGATCGCGAACAACGGATGGGCGACCACGCCGGCTCTGACTCGCCACGCTGGGCCGGCACCAAGGACTGGCGCCAGGCGCTCTACTCCCGCTCCCTGGGCCTGGCGATGGCGGTGTTCTTCTTCCTGTCGTGGTTCGCCCAGTCCGTCGCCGGCGTCGCCGCGTACAACGGGGAGCGGCTGCGCCAACTCCAGGCGCCAATCGACTGGGGCGCCTACCTCGCGTCCTCCGACTTCTGGAACCGCTCGCTGCAGAACTGGCAGTCGGAGCTGCTCGCCGTCGCCGCGATGGCCATCCTCTCCGTCTATCTCCGCCAGCGCGGCTCCCCGGAGTCCAAGCCGGTCGGTTCCCCGCACTCCGCGACCGGTGTGGAGGGCTGA
- a CDS encoding helix-turn-helix transcriptional regulator: MPAVPLVASDESDWTFLTNHARVPLAIARDPGVRLRDVAALCGLTERTVQTIVSDLEAAGYLTRSRAEDARRNRYTIASDSPFRHPAEAGHEIAGLLRLLVEPQAEADRSAPRRAQK, encoded by the coding sequence ATGCCGGCCGTTCCGCTTGTCGCTTCCGACGAATCCGACTGGACGTTCCTGACGAATCACGCCCGCGTCCCGCTGGCCATCGCCCGCGACCCGGGCGTCCGGCTCCGCGACGTGGCGGCTCTGTGCGGACTGACCGAGCGCACGGTCCAGACGATCGTCTCGGACCTCGAAGCTGCCGGATACCTCACACGCAGCCGGGCGGAGGACGCGCGCCGAAACCGCTACACGATCGCTTCCGACTCCCCCTTCCGCCACCCTGCCGAAGCCGGCCATGAGATCGCCGGCCTCCTGCGGCTCCTCGTCGAACCTCAGGCCGAGGCAGACCGCTCCGCTCCCCGACGTGCGCAGAAGTGA
- a CDS encoding hydrophobic protein, which yields MIPLLLVLLLILVLFGAGFAVDVLWYIALAVLVLWVLGFFVHGARGRWYRW from the coding sequence ATGATCCCGCTTCTGCTCGTATTGCTTCTCATTCTTGTACTTTTCGGAGCCGGCTTCGCCGTGGACGTGCTGTGGTACATCGCCCTCGCTGTGCTGGTGCTCTGGGTGCTGGGCTTCTTCGTCCATGGTGCGCGTGGCCGCTGGTATCGCTGGTGA
- a CDS encoding TIGR03557 family F420-dependent LLM class oxidoreductase, with translation MTEFGYFLSCEEFGPGDLVEQARMAEDAGFRSIWISDHFHPWNDEQGESPFVWSVIGALSQVSGLPVETAVTCPTVRIHPALVAQAAATSQIMLDGRFRLGLGSGEALNEHILGDTWPSADVRLEMLDEAVAVIRLLFTGEEVSHRGRHYTVENARLYTLPETPPPIDVSAFGPKAADVASRIADGFVSTAPDAGLVARFRARAPERPAYASTKVCWAASREAAVRSAHRLWAIEHLPGELGQILPTPRHFEQAAELVTERAVGAAVPCGPDPEEHARRLQEYVDAGFDRVHIGQIGPEQRGFFDFYRTEVLPLLAGADKSPTAGTAARGNLEGGEQP, from the coding sequence ATGACCGAGTTCGGCTACTTCCTGTCCTGCGAGGAGTTCGGGCCCGGCGACCTCGTCGAGCAGGCCCGAATGGCGGAGGACGCGGGCTTCCGCTCGATATGGATCTCTGACCATTTCCACCCGTGGAACGACGAGCAGGGCGAGAGCCCCTTCGTCTGGTCGGTGATCGGGGCGCTCTCCCAGGTGAGCGGGCTGCCTGTCGAGACCGCCGTGACCTGCCCGACCGTTCGCATCCACCCCGCGCTGGTGGCTCAGGCGGCCGCGACCTCCCAGATCATGCTCGACGGGCGGTTCCGGCTCGGGCTCGGCAGCGGCGAGGCGCTCAACGAGCACATCCTCGGTGACACCTGGCCGTCCGCAGACGTGCGCCTGGAGATGCTGGACGAGGCCGTCGCGGTGATCCGGCTGCTGTTCACCGGCGAGGAGGTCAGCCATCGTGGCAGGCACTACACGGTCGAGAACGCCCGCCTCTACACGCTCCCCGAGACCCCGCCCCCCATCGATGTCTCCGCCTTCGGGCCGAAGGCGGCCGATGTCGCGTCCCGGATCGCCGACGGCTTCGTCAGCACCGCCCCGGACGCCGGTCTGGTCGCACGGTTCCGGGCCCGCGCCCCCGAGCGCCCCGCGTACGCGTCGACCAAGGTGTGCTGGGCCGCATCACGTGAGGCAGCGGTCCGCTCGGCTCACCGGCTCTGGGCGATCGAACACCTCCCGGGAGAACTGGGCCAGATCCTTCCCACTCCGCGCCACTTCGAGCAGGCCGCCGAGCTGGTGACCGAGCGGGCCGTCGGCGCGGCCGTACCCTGCGGCCCCGACCCGGAGGAACACGCCCGCCGCCTGCAGGAATACGTGGACGCCGGCTTCGACCGGGTCCACATCGGCCAGATCGGCCCCGAGCAGCGCGGCTTCTTCGACTTCTACCGCACAGAGGTGCTCCCGCTGCTGGCCGGCGCCGACAAGAGCCCGACCGCTGGAACCGCCGCGCGGGGCAACCTCGAGGGAGGGGAACAACCGTGA